The Mercurialis annua linkage group LG7, ddMerAnnu1.2, whole genome shotgun sequence genome includes the window TTAATTaccattcttttattttttttgggtaAATTTATTTTGGAGTCTCTAAACTATacaattctattttaaaaaaaaactagacAATACACGGGATTAGTCCTAATTAATCTTAAAATTACAGCCTTAAGTTTCAATTTTGAAACATACAGTTGGATCTTTTTTTTCTCACATCCTTAGGTTTTCCCTTTTcataaatatgaaattatttGAAACCCTAATATGTGCTGcactttttctatttattttctattttcttcaATTTCAGTTCTATTTTTGTCTCTAGCTGCCGCTGCCATTTTTGCAAGCTGCTGCTATCTTACGCCCCTATCGTTGCAAGCCCTCCGCCACAACCCGTTCATAGCAGCATTTTATTCTTTAGATACGGTTCCACCTCTGTTTTTCTTTCATTGCCATCGCCGTTCTTCTCTATTTCAATATCAGTCCCGTTATATTATCGTCATATCGTTTCAGTCAGATCCCACTGCGACGAATATCGTTTTTGCAAGCTGCCGCCGTTGTAAGCCTGCCGTCGACGCACACCATCGCCACAAGCCCGTCGTCGTTCGTTCAGTCAAGTCTTTTTCAGATTTAAGATCAAATCTAAAGATGAGGAGCGGTTGTTCATTTTATAGAAAAAGAATAAGACGTTGTTTTTTGAAGAGGGGCTTTTGGCTTCATCGGAGCTGGAGAGGTTGAATGTTTTGTGCTTTTTCAATGAAGGCGGCGGCTGTTCTACAataatccttttaatttttaatataatttgttgttttttttcacTTGTATCTATAATATTTTGGGTgttggttaactaatggttaaccTTAGGTAAAATGTTCGCTGTCTTGCAATGGTACTCTTGATTTgctaatgtaattttttttaacttgtatatttgtagtgttttgttggttaaccagtGCATTAgtaatggtacaccaataattttgttttagtaCACTGATAGTGAACGTTTGGTTAATTtttggtaaatttataataaattttatatagaatTTATCGTTAATGAACCATCTGaatttgaattgtgtattttaaataaactgtatttttttaaaaaattaataattttatttttaggataCCGTTAGTGAACCGTCAGTAAACCGCTGATaaacttataattaattaatttttagtatatcgttaataatttttatatcgTTAATAACCTGTTAGTATACCGctgataaactaaaatagtatttttgaaattaaaaaaatattttgagaataacaaaagttatttttgcaaaaaaaaaaaaaacacaaattgtatttttcaaaaacaaattttgacgttgtatttttgagaatatttttgCTTTTCATAGACGCTTATCTAAAGAGCCCTTTATTTTAGAGAGATTTAggaatttacctaaaatataaaaataataggcCTTTATAGTTCAATAAGGAAAAGTTAACAAAAATACATCATAATTTTTACTCTTTTAGAATTATACtcccaatattttaatatttagaattttaCTCTGATAATATAACAGTGTTAACTCtctgttttttctttctttctctttcctCTCTTTTACTCTCtccctctctttctctctctcccTAATAAATTCTCATgccatatttttttttgtgtagACAACATCTCTTTTGTTCTTTCTTTATCAATCTTTTGGTCATTTCTTtagtttatttcttttttattcttcaatattttttttcttcattataTTAAATCAACAAGAGTACAGATTACacattatcaataaattaaacattttcttttcatttatttcagtattatcaaatattttttaatttaaaaatatatgctactatttaaatattttattatattaatagcatattcaaaaattatatgaactaaataaataattagagtatCATATTATCGtatgattatcacagcttcaccttagcatgtaattatcagtgtatcatattgcattgtcatcttattatcatgatGACATCAGTATCttatgtagcagattattatatgataatgtgatgatactgctggataatataagacaaaatcacattatcaccttatcatatgattatcactatatcaccttatcatatgattatcacacaTTCACCTTCGCATGTAACATATTGCATTGGCATCTTATTATCACGTCATTAGCAAtatcgtatgtagcagattattatatgataatgtgatgatactgctggataatattagacaaaatcatattatcatatgattatcacagtattacattatcatatgattatcataatttcaccttatcatataattatcaatgtatcatattgcattgtcattttattatcatgtcattattaatatcgtatgtagcagattattatcatctcgttattataatttttttgtaattatttttgcatgcaggtatcatattatcatcctattatcattttattatcaataagaatcttatcatactattatcttcacattatcatctcgttatcactggtatcatgaatttttttgtaattatatttttcacgtacattatcatccaattatcataaccttatcatatttcattatcatctagttatcatactgcagtattatatgataatgttatgataataacatgataatcagaggctGCTTTTTTtcctgcagtgttatgataacgaaatgataatatagtgataataacatgataatcaaaggttgtttttaataaaaaaaaataatttactctgcagtgttatgatacgtACATGATAATTcagtgatgatactcatatgataatcagaagctgttttttttgcagaaaatcaatttttgtgtataaaatcGCTTTTAATgcaaatttttagatctaaaagtgagaaaattcaagagtaatttatttcgatatgaaaattaaaacaaatcgtattaatcacctAGAGTTgagaaaaaattgttaaaattaaatataaaaaacggCGGAGTGATGAAAGAACGGCGGCAGAGCGATGAAAGAACGACGGCTgagcaaagaaaaaaataaaaaagaaaagaagaaaaaagaaccagagaagaagaaaaagaaaaagaagaagaagaagagaataggggagagagaaaaaaagagggaaatataaaaaaaatgacagcTATAACATGATAAGAGTAAGAAAAATATActtatagtaaaaaaattaataaatagtaggtataattataatataaacatgttttagtgtaaataaataaaaactttaatatgatgaggtattttttctattttttccttCTTGAGatagaaatcaaattatttttaaaaattgagtgtttatcttaattttatcagaTTTTTCATCTTCTATATAGCCAAATCCTTAAACATTCACATTTTAATTCATTAAGTCCTTAAGTGGATCTCTTGGatccttaaacttttaatttctaatttaCTGAGTCCCTTAAGTGATGTTTAAATAAATCTCCACTTAAAGATCCAATGAATCAAAAAGTGAAAGTTTAAAAACTTGAAAGCCGAATAGAATAGAAAGTGAAGGACATGATAAACCAAAATTGTAATTGTATGGTTTATCATGTCCAAAATAGGTTTAGCCTTTTTCTTTATGATTCCTGTAATGGCCAAAACTCATCTTTTAACTAATGTTGTGCTCAGTGGATGCAAATTCAGGGGCCTTTAAGCTTATTCGTCTGAGCAATTATTATGAGTCATGACAAACAATCAAAAGTGTGATTTCCAATCAATGTGTTATGTTAAAGAGCAGAGAGATGTGAAAGAAATGAAGATATATGATAAACCAAATATGAACATGGCGACTGAAACCACAAGGGGGTGAAACAAATTACAGCAATCATAAGCCTCGTCTTGCTATTTGCTAAATGCAGCAAtcataaaaacagaaaaaccTTGCCCATGTTGGAGAAAACTAACACAAACCCACATTAATCATGCCACTCAAAACAGTTTCATGATAAAATTTAGCTCACTGGCCAAGGCAAGCATTTAGCTAAAGCAAAAAGAGCACTCATCCCCCTACTAACCCTGGTTCCCACCCCCGTTTCCTCTTCCTCCGCGACCACCCATTCTTCCACGGCCTCGGATATAGCCTCTTCCGCCTCCACCTCTGCCTCTTTCATATCCGGGACCTTCAAATGTACTACCTCTGCCCCCTCCACCACTACCTCTCTCATACCTGGCACCACCTTCATATGTACCACCTCTGCCTCTTTCATATCCGGCACCACCTTCATACGTACCACCTCTGCCTCCTTCATATCTGGCACCTTCAAATGTACTACCTCGGCCTCCTCCACCTCTACCCCTTTCATATCCGGCACCACCTTCAAACGTACCACCTCTGCCTCTTTCATACCCGGCACCTTCATATGAACCGCCTCTGCCtctctcatatccagcaccttCATACGAACCACCTCTGCCTCTTACATATCCAGCACCTTGAAATGTAAGAAGAGCAAACTTTCAGTCGCtacatttcacattttcacTCATATGCACAAGTGAAACTCCGAGTTAGCATTTAAATTATGCATTTTATGATGATATATGGCCCTAACGTTGGTAATTCAATGGCACATATAATGTGCAATAGTTTACACGTGAAAATTCTAATAATTTGAACACTAATTTCACAATGAACATGTAATGGATATGCAGTTTGAGTAGGAAAACTTACCACGATAACCCCAACTTCTGCCTCGCCCGCCACCACGACCCCTATTTGAGTAACCTCCATTATCTAATAGAGAAGGTGTAAACAAAGAGAATTAGACCTCTAGAAAATATAGTTACCACTTACTACTTACCACTTAAAGACAAacactaaaacataaaattcaaactCATTTATTTTACCATGATAATTTCCTTGATAGTCTCCCTGATAATTTCCTTGATAGTCACCCTGATAATTTCCTTGATAGTTTCCCTGATAATTTCCATACCCATATCCACCGCGGGAAAAACCCCGCCCTCTCCCTCTACCACGACCTCTTCCCCGGACATATgaatcttataaaatttaaaggcATAACTGTGTTAGTACAAAAGAATGTTTCAATCATATTGAAATATCAACAGGCTAGATAGTTTACCATCACGAACAGCATTTTGTGAAGGACGCGATTGTCTGAGCTGCTGCTGATGCTGTTGTTCCTTTGCTTGTTCTACAGATGGTGGAGCTTGATAactaaggaaaaaaaaattctcttcAAAAATGGAGCAGTACCCAGGTAGAATCATTTTGCATACTAACAGAATGTTATTTGTAAGGATcagcaatttaaaaaaaacgaaCTCTGTTCGCTGTCCCTCCACTAGAATTACTATAcaaccatttttatttgtcagtTCACAAGCGAGGAATATCCTAAAACAGCTAAACAACCAAACACCACGTTTTACTTTCCAAATCAACCCGTGTaacaataaatgaataaatgaaCATACCCGGGAGAATTTCCATTTAGCTCTCGAAATGATAAGGTAACTGTGATCATTGAGACTTGACGAGTTTGTTCCACACTGCATCAAATGTTGCCAGTAAGATGCCTCGATAGTGGTATCAAGATATTCACACGGTATGCATACTGGACAATATGTATGTAACAGATAAGAATTCAGAAAGCTTACGGTAACAGGCCCTCTTCAATGGGTTCCCAAACATCAGTTATGCTTACTGAACTGATGGCAGTATCTTGATATAAACGGGGATTTCTCCTCTGCATTGGATTGCGAGATAAAAGCAGAGTAAGGGAGAGATAAAGAAAGTTTTAGAATTCTTTTTCGAAGGAGAGGTGGAGCATTAGCAAGGGAGAGAAATGTTAATATTGCAACACCAATCAAAGAGCATTCTAAC containing:
- the LOC126656387 gene encoding glycine-rich protein DOT1 yields the protein MDRYTKVEKPKPESPINENEIRITTNGPVKNYINYATSLLQEKQAKEIVLKAMGLAISKTVSIAEVLKRRNPRLYQDTAISSVSITDVWEPIEEGLLPVEQTRQVSMITVTLSFRELNGNSPGYQAPPSVEQAKEQQHQQQLRQSRPSQNAVRDDSYVRGRGRGRGRGRGFSRGGYGYGNYQGNYQGNYQGDYQGNYQGDYQGNYHDNGGYSNRGRGGGRGRSWGYRGAGYVRGRGGSYEGAGYERGRGGSYEGAGYERGRGGTFEGGAGYERGRGGGGRGSTFEGARYEGGRGGTYEGGAGYERGRGGTYEGGARYERGSGGGGRGSTFEGPGYERGRGGGGRGYIRGRGRMGGRGGRGNGGGNQG